In Alosa alosa isolate M-15738 ecotype Scorff River chromosome 10, AALO_Geno_1.1, whole genome shotgun sequence, the genomic stretch GAAAGAAGCCACATGAACACTGCCCCCTCTTGTCTTGGAGTGGAACATCCTGTATTCAGCCATTGTAAGGTGGCACTCGTTCTCCTTTGCAGTCTGAACTGCTGTTAATCGTCAATGGTTGGTAACCAGAAAGCCTGCAGGAAGAGGACACATACATTCAGACAGATCCCACATTGGAAGCTTTTATGAGCCAAGGACCCCTCTGCTTAAAAGTACACTACAGTAATAGTGATACCTAAGTATGGGAATAATTGCAGTTAAATTAAAAAAGAGCAACTTTAAATGGTTGTCTCGGAGTTTCCATTTCCACACAGACTGAGCTGTTCAGGCTTTGCTTGCTACTCTATACTCTATTCTAAAAGTTGCACTCTATACGTGCAACTTTTAAATGGATGAAATTAATTTCTGTTCAACGtggtagggatgtaacggtatgaaaatttggTCACTaaaaccgtgaggttaaatgatcacggttttcggAATTATCGcggtatttttaaaaatgtgttcaatatgttcagaaagcactgataggcctatacAAGCTAAAAAATGGTTTCAAAAAAgtctatttctgttatttggattcaatgagtgagaccaaagtaagtgtttgaaataaaactttaggctattgtattctcctgataatgtgagtggaatggatttaatgtggacggccgcgaacataaaaagacgcagagtggctacatgatacagtgtacgttttgcggtgaaaatgaaaatgccttttaaaatcatgtgtagcctaatccgaatcgcaGTTGAATccattagacaacagaatcagtaaggtaccagttttgtttcattgtaccaggcctactgtatgtcaaaagcacaagGTTTCCACACTGTGataatcaaccgtgataattatgatatttgaaattaGTACCGTAATttttatcgtcaacatttttaattGGAGTCTTGTGTCATTTGAAATGTCCTTGTCCCATAGACAGATGTTTTTCCGCTAAACAGAGTAGCCAGAGTAAAAATTGTCATCCTACTAATAAAATCGTATTTTCTGCGTAAGCCTGGATATCACCCTTGATTATatcatctggctgcacagctacaGTAACTACTCTGTTAAAGTTAAGCGATTTTGTTTTACCCTCACTAAAACGGAGGTGATTGTGACAAGGTTTACAAGTTGCGAAAACCAGCTGGCTGCGTtagtaaatgtttttttttttgaggaaaAAGCTGAAAAGTGGACTAAATTGGCGCTATTGGAATAAACTGTCAGTTATATTCAACACAATTAACATCATACAAAGATTTGACTATACTGAGCACGCACATCCACAGCATCTGCACTCAGGTGGTTTGCGTATATTGCGCAGCACAACATTATTCACAAATTGTTTTCTATGGCAAAGGAAGCAGATATACTATAAACTAGTCCATGTGAGCATGCAAGAGAAAGTACATCTCACCATGTTGGAGCAGGCGCTGGCAAAAGTCATGAACTTGGGGTTAAACTGTAGACAGGTGACGGGTCCTGTGTGTTTGCCATCCAGCAAAGCCACCTTCATCCCACTCTCTGCATTCCAAACGTGGATCTTGCCGTCCTCAGAGCCTTGAAGGCAAGCACAGAAAGGAAACCACTCACTGCGTTGTGTTCTTCAACTCAAACATATATTCCACTGAGCTTATCTGGCCACCAGGTGGCTCTACACATCAAAAGATTAACAATCGATGACTCACCGATCATTATAAACTGAGAGTCCGGCGTAAACGAAGCCTCCAGAATCACCCCTTTGCTGTTGTTGTAGCCCTACAGAagtgaaacaaataaacaccaatacaaATATTATGAAGATGGAATTTAAAACACTGAATTTGATACAGTTGAACAGcatgaatgtatttttcataatAAGCTGTATAATTTTGCCAGGAATACTATTTCCATCCCTTACCCCAAAAGAATGAAGAACAGCCCCCTTGAAGGCATCCAGGAGGCGCAGTGTTCCCCCATTGGTGGAAACCAGGATCAGCTTCCCGTCATTACTAAACTTCAGGCCGGTCCACTCACACGTGCGTTCATAGGGCAACTTAAAAGTGGCAAAGGGACCCTGCAGGAAAAGAGGACTTAGTTGTGAAAACCTTCAGAATAAGACAATTTGGTGTGTCGATCACTGTCAGCAGTATTCAATGTTTTATCTTTTCTGTATGAAATAGACtaacacaataacacaataaaGCAGTCACTTAACACTAGCCCCTTAAAGCATCTGGTCAGGCCATAACTGACCCACCATAAGTCTCAGCCATCATCCTCACCTTGTCAAATGAACGCAAGTCATAAAGCTTCACCATCTCGGAGTTGACCCCTGCTGCGAAGATCAGCCCCTCTGGGTCGAAGGAACACACTG encodes the following:
- the wdr82 gene encoding WD repeat-containing protein 82, with the translated sequence MKLTDNVLRSFRVAKVFRENSDKINCFDFSSNGETVISSSDDDSIVLYDCQEGKPKRTLYSKKYGVDLIRYTHAANTVVYSSNKIDDTIRYLSLHDNKYIRYFPGHNKRVVALSMSPVDDTFISGSLDKTIRLWDLRSPNCQGLMHLQGKPVCSFDPEGLIFAAGVNSEMVKLYDLRSFDKGPFATFKLPYERTCEWTGLKFSNDGKLILVSTNGGTLRLLDAFKGAVLHSFGGYNNSKGVILEASFTPDSQFIMIGSEDGKIHVWNAESGMKVALLDGKHTGPVTCLQFNPKFMTFASACSNMAFWLPTIDD